GTCGCGTGGGTGAACTCGGATTGGGATCTTTTGCCGAACTCGCCGCTGGCGCGGGAGCTGCGACTCGACCGACTGCTCGTCGTGAAAAAGCCGAAAGAGAATCAACAATTGTTCTGGATCCTGCAGGAGCTCATTTCGAGCTCGCTCTTTGAAATGGTGGGTTGCCATTTACCCGAAGCGCTTCTGCGCAACCACCAACTGCAAAAACTCAAAAAACTCGCGCGCGTGCATCACGTCGCGCTGGTGCTCGTCTCGCACGCGAAGAACTGGTCCGTGAATCCCATCTTCGGCTTGGTGATCGAGTGCGGCCGCGAGTACTTCACGGTCCGTCGCGCGCTCCACCGTCCGACGCCGTTTACGGTCAGCGGCGGCATGGTTCATTC
Above is a genomic segment from Pseudobdellovibrionaceae bacterium containing:
- a CDS encoding recA protein — protein: MAELREELGDLLRGVDQLQPPDGLSTGVEVFDDFLLWRGIPKGDLSLFLGRPGTGATSLWLKTAQKIHAQKKWVAWVNSDWDLLPNSPLARELRLDRLLVVKKPKENQQLFWILQELISSSLFEMVGCHLPEALLRNHQLQKLKKLARVHHVALVLVSHAKNWSVNPIFGLVIECGREYFTVRRALHRPTPFTVSGGMVHSDLLGQLRAVLGAPLKSAPPRALAPV